From Odontesthes bonariensis isolate fOdoBon6 chromosome 21, fOdoBon6.hap1, whole genome shotgun sequence, a single genomic window includes:
- the LOC142371382 gene encoding uncharacterized protein LOC142371382 — MKNCSFDKMTPKSLLTLLGIIPYCIGQINECSLRDINCSDIKTSAGYKFEHECPLESSIYVNDDNETTIAYAKPSKGLFRLEQSGEVDMDNSSVTTKSCRNLTVKCILHSETGVNEKCFDFKVNTENPDGSFLSSQWSRAAVIAIAIGVAGTLCACYASWRRELKKQNNKATLSGFLRYVLTCSCLVTRDSSQGSDLTGNANASVDERGFGRYQFSRCITAPTDVELTSNGNLV, encoded by the exons ATGAAGAACTGTTCATTCGACAAAATGACTCCAAAGAGTCTTCTAACTCTCCTTGGAATTATACCATATTGCATTGGGCAAATAAATG AATGCTCTTTGAGGGACATTAACTGCAGCGACATAAAAACTTCTGCTGGATACAAGTTTGAACATGAATGTCCATTGGAAAGCAGCATTTACGTCAATGATGATAATGAG ACTACGATTGCCTATGCAAAACCAAGCAAAGGACTGTTCAGACTGGAACAGTCTGGAGAAGTGGATATGGACAACAGTTCAGTCACCACAAAAAGCTGCCGAAACCTGACAGTGAAATGCATTCTGCATTCT gAAACAGGTGTAAACGAGAAATGTTTCGATTTTAAAGTAAATACAG AGAATCCTGATGGCAGTTTTCTTTCATCACAATGGAGCCGTGCAG CTGTCATTGCCATCGCTATCGGAGTTGCTGGAACACTGTGTGCTTGTTACGCCTCTTGGAGAAGAGAACTGAA GAAGCAGAACAATAAAGCAACACTTTCAGGATTTTTGAGATACGTGCTGACCTGCTCCTGTCTGGTAACTAG AGATTCCAGCCAAGGTTCTGACTTGACAGGCAATGCCAACGCTTCGGTGGACGAGCGTGGCTTTGGCCGATACCAATTCAGCAGGTGTATTACTGCACCA ACTGACGTGGAGTTAACATCCAATGGGAATCTTGTGTAA